One region of Xyrauchen texanus isolate HMW12.3.18 chromosome 11, RBS_HiC_50CHRs, whole genome shotgun sequence genomic DNA includes:
- the spink4 gene encoding serine peptidase inhibitor, Kazal type 4 — protein sequence MSTRVLLFCFLLLLTSGAQGSSGSNRKPVCAEIAEILACPMNLAPVCGSDGNTYANECLLCVERLRTKSEILIMRDGDC from the exons ATGTCTACAAGAGTGCTTCTGTTCTGCTTCCTTCTGCTGCTCACGTCAG GAGCGCAAGGCTCATCTGGCTCAAACCGAAAG CCTGTGTGTGCCGAGATTGCAGAGATCCTGGCATGTCCAATGAACCTTGCACCTGTGTGCGGTAGTGATGGAAACACCTATGCAAACGAATGCTTGCTGTGTGTGGAAAGACT GAGAACCAAATCAGAAATATTAATCATGAGAGATGGCGACTGTTGA
- the LOC127651173 gene encoding microsomal triglyceride transfer protein-like, producing the protein MLRQLAGVLLCVTSFLSSSSLGASAGPRLDNDKLYRYSYSAEVGLNRPTGSTRGNVGFRINCDVDISLIWRNPENQDEQLLRVQISNVQIESAAKRSRKNNIFHGSSPESILGKDKLEVLQSPFILLWKMGKLRSIYANKGEPANIKNLKRGVASMLMIQLKSGKMMEADTSGKCLVEYKATKNQVIRTKHLETCKTQETGFTTHSPVLGISGKCTSVTVITLENGIIKSADVEESHILSANARRTTATKVLSRQSLTLKKTEVGTREMAGKDAASVVKSLNDKLISVGVIGEKVKVKCKGCPNLMDTWKAVRSQLEPDSLAKVTAPRSFLLLLHSLRKASKTEIQTVLRNCSKTALPQLVDAVTSAQTPASFSAILEFLDFSKKEGLVLQERFLYACGFASHPTEPMLQSLLDVSQGKIGSTDIKESVVIIMGALIRKLCLNGGCELPTVVKVKELLLAGPDSTQVESEVQMYLLALKNALLPESIPLLTKYAESAVGGFSTIAITALQRYDPALITAEVKKTLNRIYHQNQRVYEKNVRAAAADVIMSSNPSYMDVKNLLLSIGHLPHEMNKYMLSKVQDILRFEKPARIMVQQVMKDMVSHNYDRFSKTGSSSAYSGFMAKTADVTSTYNLDILYSGSGVLRRSNMNIYAQNKDAFLHGLQVTIEAQGLESLIAATADEGEEDLESFAGMSALLFDVQLRPVTFFKGYSDLMSKMFSMSGDPINVVKGLILLSDHSQVIPLQSGLRASAEFQGSLAIDISGGMEFSLWYRESKTSVNNRGALVVIGNVTVDMDFVSAGVEVSFETEAALDFITTVQFSEYPFLVCMQMDKTTFPFSETVSKQEKLPSGQNFSSGRSRKQLVPGSEFPLHQENSNMCKKVFGQDW; encoded by the exons ATGCTGCGGCAGCTTGCTGGAGTTTTACTATGTGTGACCTCCTTTTTAAGTTCCTCATCTCTAG gtgCAAGCGCTGGACCTCGGCTGGATAATGACAAACTCTACAGATACAGCTACAGCGCTGAGGTCGGGCTGAACAGGCCAACGGGATCCACTAGAGGGAATGTTGGATTCAGGATAAACTGTGATGTGGACATCAGCCTTATCTGGAGGAACCCAGAGAACCAGGATGAGCAGCTACTTCGAGTGCAG ATCTCAAATGTTCAAATTGAGAGTGCTGCTAAGCGCTCCCGCAAAAACAACATCTTCCATGGCAGCTCACCAGAAAGCATTTTGGGTAAAGACAAGCTTGAAGTGCTTCAGAGCCCGTTCATATTGCTTTGGAAGATGGGCAAG CTGAGAAGCATTTATGCCAATAAGGGGGAGCCTGCCAACATCAAAAACTTGAAGAGAGGTGTGGCCAGTATGCTAATGATCCAGTTAAAGTCTGGGAAAATGATGGAG GCTGATACTTCAGGGAAATGTTTAGTTGAGTACAAGGCTACTAAAAATCAGGTGATCCGCACAAAACACTTGGAGACCTGCAAAACACAGGAGACAGGATTCACAACCCACAGCCCA GTGTTGGGTATCAGTGGAAAGTGTACTTCTGTAACAGTTATCACTCTGGAGAATGGCATCATTAAGTCTGCTGATGTGGAGGAATCACACATTTTGTCCGCCAATGCTCGCCGTACGACCGCAACAAAAGTCCTGTCCAG GCAGTCACTGACACTTAAAAAGACTGAGGTTGGCACAAGAGAAATGGCTGGTAAGGATGCTGCAAGCGTGGTGAAATCTCTGAATGACAAACTCATCTCTGTCGGAGTCATAGGGGAGAAAGTCAAAGTCAAATGCAAAGGATGCCCAAAT TTGATGGACACATGGAAGGCTGTGAGGTCTCAGCTTGAGCCGGACTCACTCGCTAAAGTGACAGCCCCACGAAGTTTCCTCTTGCTCCTACACAGCCTACGCAAAGCCAGCAAAACAGAGATCCAGACTGTACTGCGCAACTGCAGCAAGACTGCATT GCCTCAGTTGGTGGATGCAGTGACATCCGCTCAGACTCCAGCATCTTTCTCAGCCATTCTGGAGTTCTTGGACTTTAGTAAGAAGGAAGGTTTAGTCCTACAGGAGCGCTTCCTGTATGCATGTGGCTTTGCCTCCCACCCTACAGAGCCCATGCTACAGTCACTGCTG GACGTATCTCAAGGAAAGATTGGCAGTACAGACATTAAGGAGTCAGTTGTGATCATCATGGGTGCTCTAATCAGGAAACTTTGTCTCAACGGAGGATGTGAGCTACCA ACGGTGGTGAAAGTGAAGGAGCTGTTGCTGGCAGGGCCTGACAGCACCCAAGTGGAGTCAGAGGTGCAGATGTACCTGTTAGCACTGAAGAACGCTCTCCTGCCAGAGTCCATTCCTCTTCTAACCAAATATGCAGAGTCGGCGGTGGGAGGGTTTAGCACCATTGCCATCACAGCTTTGCAGAGATACGACCCTGCGCTTATAACAGCAGAG GTGAAAAAGACATTGAACCGCATTTACCATCAGAATCAGCGTGTATATGAAAAGAATGTTCGTGCCGCAGCAGCTGATGTAATTATGAGCAGTAATCCATCCTATATGGATGTAAAGAACCTCCTGCTGTCCATTGGACACCTGCCACATGAGATGAATAAATACATGCTGTCTAAAGTCCAAGACATACTGCGCTTTGAGAAGCCAGCCCG CATAATGGTACAGCAAGTTATGAAGGACATGGTTTCCCACAACTATGACAGATTCTCAAAGACTGGGTCTTCCTCTGCTTATTCAGGCTTCATGGCAA AAACTGCTGATGTCACTTCCACTTACAATTTGGACATCTTATACTCTGGTTCTGGCGTCCTGAGGAGAAGCAACATGAACATTTATGCTCAGAACAAAGATGCCTTCCTTCATGGCCTTCAG GTGACAATCGAAGCCCAGGGTCTGGAGTCTCTGATTGCAGCCACAGCGGATGAGGGGGAAGAAGATCTCGAGTCCTTTGCTGGGATGTCTGCTCTGCTGTTTGACGTGCAGCTCCGCCCAGTGACCTTCTTCAAAGGCTACAGTGACCTGATGTCCAAGATGTTCTCCATGTCTGGAGACCCAATCAATGTGGTGAAGGGCCTTATTCTGCTCTCAGATCACTCACAG GTTATTCCACTGCAGTCTGGTCTAAGAGCCAGTGCTGAGTTCCAAGGCAGCCTGGCCATTGATATTTCTGGTGGGATGGAGTTCAGCTTGTGGTACAGAGAGTCTAAGACCAGCGTCAACAACAG GGGAGCCCTGGTTGTCATCGGTAACGTAACTGTGGATATGGACTTCGTAAGCGCTGGGGTGGAGGTGAGTTTTGAGACAGAGGCTGCCCTGGACTTCATCACCACTGTGCAGTTTTCCGAGTACCCCTTCCTTGTCTGCATGCAGATGGACAAAACAACTTTCCCCTTCAG TGAGACGGTGTCCAAGCAGGAGAAGTTGCCCTCTGGACAGAATTTCTCCTCAGGAAGGAGCAGAAAGCAGCTGGTACCAGGCTCAGAATTCCCTCTACACCAGGAGAACTCTAACATGTGCAAAAAGGTCTTTGGGCAAGACTGGTAG